One segment of Drosophila mauritiana strain mau12 chromosome 3R, ASM438214v1, whole genome shotgun sequence DNA contains the following:
- the LOC117142666 gene encoding uncharacterized protein LOC117142666 — protein sequence MASQRIRSRPEEGRKGRRMSSACRPGALHTAFNMLALSWIIISELLLSAHCLKDLKIFVPEAVLMGNAATLSCQYDLEQAALYAVRWYFGQEEFYRYVPREAKPTFVFAVAGINVDLANSDATSVTLKGVTRELSGSYQCEVSEDAPLFHTEIRSAHMQVIELPKDDPVMQVDKKVIGVNDNFKAVCTVGPSYPPANITWSINGNQIRRTPLQRISQDTYEGSTTYSSLDIYPNSQALQGFFETKYQHSVNLQCVVTIRHMYHKVVAQRIGLNAAPPTTISPNLLGLEGSKRYANGDPDNSALTGASQRCCICCGAFGAVSLAIFTLAMAHL from the exons ATGGCCAGCCAAAGGATACGGAGCCGGCCAGAAGAAGGACGAAAAGGACGAAGAATGAGCAGCGCCTGCCGACCGGGAGCCTTGCATACGGCATTCAATATGCTGGCGTTGAGCTGGATTATAATCTCAGAGTTATTGCTCAGTG CTCACTGCCTGAAGGACCTGAAGATATTTGTACCGGAGGCCGTATTAATGGGAAATGCAGCGACATTGTCTTGTCAATACGATTTGGAGCAG GCGGCGCTTTACGCGGTACGCTGGTACTTCGGACAGGAGGAGTTCTACCGCTACGTTCCCCGCGAGGCCAAGCCCACATTTGTCTTCGCCGTCGCCGGCATTAATGTTGAT CTCGCCAACTCGGATGCCACGTCGGTGACGTTGAAGGGTGTCACCCGGGAGCTGAGCGGCAGCTATCAGTGCGAGGTCTCCGAGGACGCACCGCTCTTCCACACCGAGATTCGATCGGCCCACATGCAGGTGATTGAGCTGCCCAAAGACGATCCGGTGATGCAGGTGGACAAGAAGGTGATTGGCGTGAACGACAACTTCAAGGCTGTGTGCACGGTGGGACCTTCGTATCCGCCGGCCAACATCACCTGGAGCATCAACGGAAACCAG ATCCGCAGGACGCCGCTGCAGCGTATCTCGCAGGACACCTACGAGGGCTCCACCACGTACTCCTCGCTGGACATCTACCCCAACAGCCAGGCGCTGCAGGGCTTCTTCGAGACGAAGTACCAGCACAGCGTGAACCTGCAGTGCGTGGTGACCATCCGGCACATGTACCACAAGGTCGTGGCGCAGCGGATCGGGCTGAATGCGGCGCCGCCGACGACCATATCGCCAAATCTGCTGGGACTCGAGGGATCCAAGCGGTATGCCAACGGAGATCCGGACAACTCGGCGCTGACAGGCGCCTCTCAGCGCTGCTGCATTTGCTGTGGAGCCTTTGGCGCTGTTTCGCTGGCGATTTTCACACTGGCCATGGCGCATCTGTGA